The DNA segment CGCTGTAATTTCCATGAAGGGATTATACAGGATTTAGTGTGAACAGGCCCTAATATTTTTCATTGAATTAAGATCGAGAATATCTGAAGCACTTGAATCTCCTCGTACATTACTCGCTAGCTTTCTAACAATTGAAGCAAACTTACTTATAGCTCCGGCTTGTCGTAGCTCCTGCTTGGAAAGGTGCCGCCCACCAGAGTTCAATCTTCTAAACACCTCGTCGATATGACTATCACCCGACTCCTGAAATACCGACAGTGGAATTTGATATCTCGCGATTTCAGCACAAGTCTCTCTATCTAGAGACGTACCCTTTTGTGCAATTCTTCCAGCATCCTTTAAAAACTTTGTATCAGCCATTGTATCCAGGTTGAAATATGATCCATCAATATCAAATTCTTGATCAATAAAAGACATCAAAGCATTCATTCTTTGCATGCCATCAATTATTTCTAACTTGCGCCCTTTTTCCGTAGTAACTTCCGCCAACAAAATTAAAGGGACAGGATATCCGTTAATTATCGAATCAACAAATGATCTTTTTTCTTCGACCGTCCATACCAGCTTTCTTTGGTACCTTCGATTCACAAAAAATGTTTCTTTAATGTATG comes from the Microbulbifer sp. MI-G genome and includes:
- a CDS encoding DUF262 domain-containing protein; translated protein: MTDKTELSIKGESIQSLYGSYIKETFFVNRRYQRKLVWTVEEKRSFVDSIINGYPVPLILLAEVTTEKGRKLEIIDGMQRMNALMSFIDQEFDIDGSYFNLDTMADTKFLKDAGRIAQKGTSLDRETCAEIARYQIPLSVFQESGDSHIDEVFRRLNSGGRHLSKQELRQAGAISKFASIVRKLASNVRGDSSASDILDLNSMKNIRACSH